The Streptomyces sp. NBC_00224 genome has a window encoding:
- a CDS encoding alpha/beta hydrolase, which translates to MRPATATAAAVTTLIGVGAAAVAAGRYASDAALKAPPGRPLPTDPELTVHATGPGRIALTRCLASLRPGTYGIEGPGIRAVVGEVVDVPHPADTVVRRLERVTRGTPQPGDRVRLTPQLHHGTPKEALGLDYQDVEIPAELGVLPAWLVQGVRNTWVITVHGLGTTREHPLNVIGFLHRHRLPVLDLAYRGDEGAPRSPDGLGHLGDSEWRDLDAAIRYAVRSGAERVILHGWSTGATMALHAAASSGMREHIRGVVLDSPVLDWEGTLRALALAHGAPSALLPLAVRAAQGRTGPHGDHLREAADPAALRVPALVFHGPDDTLASWHLTRELAARRPDLVTLHTVQHAPHASMWNADPARYEEALRRFLTPLM; encoded by the coding sequence GTGCGCCCGGCTACAGCGACGGCAGCGGCCGTCACCACACTCATCGGCGTCGGCGCGGCAGCGGTGGCCGCCGGACGGTACGCGAGCGACGCGGCCCTCAAGGCGCCGCCAGGCCGCCCGCTGCCCACCGACCCCGAGCTCACCGTGCACGCCACCGGGCCCGGGCGGATCGCCCTGACCCGGTGCCTGGCCTCGCTGCGCCCCGGGACGTACGGGATCGAGGGTCCCGGCATCCGCGCGGTGGTCGGCGAGGTCGTCGACGTGCCGCATCCGGCGGACACCGTGGTGCGCCGCCTGGAGCGGGTCACCCGGGGCACCCCGCAGCCGGGGGACCGGGTCCGGCTCACCCCACAGCTCCACCACGGCACCCCGAAGGAGGCGCTCGGCCTCGACTACCAGGACGTCGAGATCCCCGCCGAGCTCGGTGTGCTGCCCGCCTGGCTGGTGCAGGGCGTACGGAACACCTGGGTGATCACCGTGCACGGCCTGGGCACCACCCGCGAACACCCGCTCAACGTCATCGGGTTCCTGCACCGCCATCGGCTGCCGGTGCTCGACCTCGCCTACCGGGGCGACGAGGGCGCCCCCCGGTCCCCGGACGGCCTCGGCCACCTCGGCGACTCGGAGTGGCGCGACCTGGACGCCGCCATCCGCTACGCCGTGCGCTCCGGCGCCGAGCGCGTCATCCTGCACGGCTGGTCCACCGGCGCCACCATGGCGCTGCACGCCGCCGCGAGCTCCGGGATGCGCGAGCACATCCGGGGCGTCGTCCTCGACTCGCCGGTGCTCGACTGGGAGGGCACGCTGCGCGCCCTCGCCCTCGCCCACGGCGCCCCCAGCGCGCTGCTTCCGCTCGCCGTCCGGGCCGCGCAAGGCCGCACCGGTCCGCACGGCGACCATCTGCGCGAGGCGGCCGACCCGGCCGCCCTGCGCGTCCCGGCGCTGGTCTTCCACGGCCCCGACGACACCCTGGCCTCCTGGCACCTCACCCGTGAACTCGCGGCCCGCCGCCCCGATCTGGTGACCCTTCACACAGTCCAGCACGCCCCGCACGCCTCGATGTGGAACGCGGACCCCGCCCGCTACGAGGAGGCACTGCGGCGCTTCCTGACCCCGCTCATGTGA
- a CDS encoding class II aldolase/adducin family protein has protein sequence MGEPNDSGATAAAWAELTATARRTAEEGLVVGTSGNVSVRVGELVLVTPTGVPYDRLGPDDTVAVDLTGRQVTGTLRPTSELPMHLAVYRHTDALAVVHTHAVHATAVSTLVTELPPVHYMTATLGGPVQVAPYALYGTEELARNMLRALEGRTGCLLQNHGTITYGTTLSQAYDRTAQLEWMCRLWLAASSVPGRTPSLLSGADLDRAAEQFRGYGQGDAPGPAVLR, from the coding sequence ACCGCGCGCCGCACCGCCGAGGAAGGCCTGGTCGTGGGCACCTCGGGCAACGTCTCCGTACGCGTCGGGGAGCTGGTCCTGGTCACCCCCACCGGGGTCCCCTACGACCGCCTCGGCCCGGACGACACCGTCGCTGTCGACCTCACCGGCCGCCAGGTGACCGGCACACTGCGGCCCACCAGCGAGCTGCCGATGCACCTGGCCGTATACCGGCACACCGACGCCCTGGCCGTCGTCCACACCCACGCCGTGCACGCCACGGCCGTCTCCACCCTGGTCACCGAGCTCCCGCCGGTCCACTACATGACCGCCACGCTCGGTGGTCCGGTCCAGGTCGCGCCCTACGCGTTGTACGGGACCGAGGAACTGGCGCGGAACATGCTGCGCGCCCTCGAAGGCCGCACCGGCTGTCTCCTCCAGAACCACGGGACGATCACCTACGGAACCACTCTTTCCCAGGCATACGACCGCACCGCCCAGCTGGAGTGGATGTGCCGCCTCTGGCTCGCCGCCTCCTCCGTCCCCGGCCGCACCCCCTCCCTGCTCTCCGGCGCCGACCTCGACCGGGCCGCCGAACAGTTCCGGGGGTACGGACAGGGGGACGCCCCCGGCCCGGCCGTGCTCCGGTAG